CCGGCGGCCCGGGCCAGGGTGCCCGCGGGCCCCGTGGTCCCCGTTCACACGGCGGCAACACCCGCTCCCACCATGCGGACACACGTGGTCGTGACCTCGACAAAAGCCGAGTTCACTGCCACTCTCCCGCCATGCATCTCGCCCCTCGCACAGTGCGCCGCGCGGCAGCGGCCGTCACCCTCGCCCTGCTCACCACCGCCGTCGGCTGTGCCCCGCAGCCCGAGGTGCAGCCGTCGGCCGCCAGGACCGGTTCGGCCGGCGCCGTCTGCGCCAAGGGCAAGGCGGCCACCAGGACGCCCGGGAAGCTGACCATCGCGACGGACCAACCCGCCTACGAGCCCTGGTTCGAGCACGACGATCCCGCGAGCGGCAAGGGCTTCGAATCGGCGGTCGCGTACGCCGTGGCGAAGCGACTCGGCTACGGCAAGGACGCCGTGGTCTGGCAGCGGGTGCCCTTCAACAAGGCGTTCGCGCCCGGCGTGAAGACCTTCGACTTCGACATCAACCAGGTCTCCATCAGCGCCGAGCGCAAGAAGGCCGTCGACTTCTCCTCCGGTTACTACGACGTGCGCCAGGCCGTCATCGCGCTCAAGGGCGGCAAGGCCGCCGAGGCGACCGGCATCGCGGACCTGCGCGGCCTGCGCCTGGGCGCCCAGGTGGGCAGCACGAGCCTCGACTACATCACCGACGTGGTGAAGCCCGACCGGCAGCCCGCCGTCTACGCCAAGAACGACCAGGCCAAGTCGGCGCTGCGCAACGGCCAGGTCGACGCCGTCGTCACCGACCTGCCGACCGCCTTCTACATCACGTCGGCCGAGGTGACGAACGCGAAGATCGTCGGCCAGTTCGAGAACCGGGGCGGCGCTCCCGAGCAGTTCGGGCTGGTGCTCGACAAGGGCAGCGCGCTGACCCCCTGTGTGAGCCGTGCCGTCGACGCGCTGCGCGAGGACGGCACGCTGGCGCGGCTCGACCAGCGGTGGCTGTCCGACGCCGTCGGCGCCCCGGTGCTCAAGTGACCGTCACCAAGGGCGAGTCGGTCCCGGAGGGAGCGGACGGCGCGGCGGCCGTGCCCGGTGACGGCTACGTGCCCTCCGAGCGGCGCCTGGAGCGCGAGCGCCACAAGCGGGCGCGGGCCCGTCGCGCGACGGCCGTGGCGGCGCTGTCGACGCTCGTCACGGCCGCCGTGCTCTACCTGGTCGTGGTCCACGCGCCGGGCTGGCCGCGTACCAAGGAGACGTTCTTCAACGCCGGTTACGCGCGCGAGGCGCTGCCCAAGGTGCTCGAAGGGCTGTGGCTGAACGTCCGGCTGCTGGTGGTCTGCGGCGTCGCCGTGCTGGTCCTCGGCATGCTGATCGCGATCGCGCGGACCCTGCGCGGCCCGGTGTTCTTCCCGCTGCGGGTGCTGGCCGCGGCGTACACCGACTTCTTCCGCGGACTGCCGCTGATCATCAACCTGATGATCGTGGTCCTGGGCGTGCCCGCGCTGCGGCTTCAGGGGGTGACGGTCGACCCGGTGCTGCTCGGGGGCACCGCGCTGACGCTGACGTACTCCGCCTACGTCGCGGAGGTGTTCCGGGCCGGCATCGAGTCGGTCCACCCCTCGCAGCGCGCGGCGGCACGCTCGCTGGGCCTGACCAACCGCCAGGCGCTGCGGTACGTCGTGCTGCCCCAGGCGGTGCGCCGGCAGGTGCCG
This Streptomyces misionensis DNA region includes the following protein-coding sequences:
- a CDS encoding amino acid ABC transporter permease, with amino-acid sequence MTVTKGESVPEGADGAAAVPGDGYVPSERRLERERHKRARARRATAVAALSTLVTAAVLYLVVVHAPGWPRTKETFFNAGYAREALPKVLEGLWLNVRLLVVCGVAVLVLGMLIAIARTLRGPVFFPLRVLAAAYTDFFRGLPLIINLMIVVLGVPALRLQGVTVDPVLLGGTALTLTYSAYVAEVFRAGIESVHPSQRAAARSLGLTNRQALRYVVLPQAVRRQVPPLLNDLVSLQKDTGLVSIGGAVDAVRAADIIVGRSLNYTPYIVAGLVFVALTIPMTRFTDWVTARLDRRRDQGGTL
- a CDS encoding ABC transporter substrate-binding protein, which translates into the protein MHLAPRTVRRAAAAVTLALLTTAVGCAPQPEVQPSAARTGSAGAVCAKGKAATRTPGKLTIATDQPAYEPWFEHDDPASGKGFESAVAYAVAKRLGYGKDAVVWQRVPFNKAFAPGVKTFDFDINQVSISAERKKAVDFSSGYYDVRQAVIALKGGKAAEATGIADLRGLRLGAQVGSTSLDYITDVVKPDRQPAVYAKNDQAKSALRNGQVDAVVTDLPTAFYITSAEVTNAKIVGQFENRGGAPEQFGLVLDKGSALTPCVSRAVDALREDGTLARLDQRWLSDAVGAPVLK